The DNA segment GCTTGACATCCGCCGGCCTTGCATTGCTGGATCGGCTCTCGCGCTTTGCCCAGACCCATCCCAAACGCATCACCGCCGCGGTCGCGGCCGTCCTGCTCACCGGCGGAGGTGGCGCCTTCGCCGTGGCGTCGTTCGCTCCCGATCCGGGCGACCTGCCCCGCACCACCGTCGAGTATCCGGTCGAGTCCCTCGCGGGCGACCGGCCACTGTCCGCGCTGGTGGACATTCCCAGCTACTCCCTCTACCGCACCGACCAGACCCGCAGCAGCGACACGGCCGAGGCCATCCTGCAGCGCCTGGGCGTGGCCGACCCCGAGGCCGCCGCGTTCCTGCGCAGCGACGGCCAGGTGCGCCAGACCCTGCTGGGCCGCGGCGGCCGTTCGGTCTCCGCCGAAACCACCGAGGACCACCGGCTCGTCAAGCTCACGGCGCGCTGGGTACAGGACGACAGCGGCAACTTCCGCCGCCTCGTGGTCGAGCGCCAGGGCAACACGTTCGCCTCGCGCATCGAGACGGCGCCCCTCACCGTGGGCAACCGCCTGGCCGGCGGCATCATCCGCAGTTCGCTCTTCGCGGCCACCGATGCCTCCAACATCCCGGACGGCGTGGCCATCCAGCTGGCGGAAGTCTTCTCCAGCAACATCGACTTCCACCGGGCGCTGCGCAAGGAAGACCGCTTCTCGGTGGTCTACGAGACGCTCGAGGCCGACGGCGAACCGCTGCGCAGCGGGCGCGTGCTCAGCGCCGAGTTCCACAACAACGGCAAGACCTACGATGCCGTCTGGTTCCAGGAGCCGGGTGCGGCCAAGGGCTCGTACTACACGCTGGAAGGCGAGAGCATGCGCCGCGCCTACCTCGCCTCGCCGGTGGAGTTCTCGCGCGTGACCAGCGGCTTCAAGATGCGCTTCCATCCCATCCTGCAGAAGTGGCGCGCCCACCTGGGCACGGATTTCGCCGCGCCCACCGGCACGGCCGTGCGCACCGTCGGCGACGGCACGGTGGACTTCGCCGGCGTGCAGAACGGCTACGGGAACGTCATCTACATCAAGCACAACAACCAGCACGTGACGGTGTATGCACACCTGAGCCGCATCGACGTGCGCAAGGGCCAGGCCGTGGAGCAGGGCCAGACCATCGGTGCCGTCGGCGCGACGGGCTGGGCGACCGGGCCCCACCTCCACTTCGAGTCGCGCGTGAACGGCCAGCACCAGGATCCGATGGTGCTCGCGCAGCAGAGCGCGGCGGCCCAGCCCGTCTCGGCCGCCTCGCGCGCCGCGTTCGACCGCCTGGCCTCGAACATGCGCGTGCAACTGGCCTCGGCTGCGCAGGTGCAGCAGGCCAGCGCGCAATAGCAGGGTGCATCCCCCCGAGCGGCTGCGCCGCTTCCCCCTTCTCTCGGCTTCGCCGGGAAGGGGGACGACGCCGACGGCCCGGCAAAGCCGGTTCCGTGGCGTCTGCTGGTCTCAGGCCGCGCCGGCGTGAAAGCCGCGTCAAGTTTCCCGTCTATCCCGGCCAGCCCCATGACATCTCCCACGACGACTGAACGCTATATCGGACTCATGTCGGGCACTTCGCTCGACGGGGTGGATGGGGCGCTGGTCGAATTCGAGGAGGGAATGCCGCTGCGGGTCGCGGGGTTTGCGTCGGCGCCGCTGCCCGATGCGCTCAAGGCCGAGCTGCTGGCGCTCAACGCCAGCGGCGCGGACGAGTTGCACCGCGCCGCCCTGGCGGCCAATGCGCTGGCGGGCATCTATGCCGAGGTGGTCCAGGGACTGCTGCAGGCCGCACGACTCGGTCCGGCCGATGTGCAGGCCATCGGCGCGCATGGCCAGACCGTGCGGCACCGCCCTGGTCTCTTCGACGGCACCGGCTACACCCTGCAGCTCAACAGCCCGGCCCTGCTCGCCGAGCGCACCGGCATCGCCGTGGTGGCCGATTTCCGCAGCCGCGACGTGGCCGCGGGCGGCCAGGGCGCGCCGCTGGTGCCGGCCTTCCATCAGGCCGTGTTCGGCCGGCCGGGCACCACCGTGTGCGTGCTGAACATCGGCGGCATCGCCAACCTCAGCGTCCTCGGCGCGCAGGGCGGGGTCCTGGGTTTCGACTGCGGACCGGGCAACGCGCTGATGGACCACTGGTGCGGCCTCCACACCGGCCAGCCCTACGATGCCGGCGGCGCCTGGGCCGCACAGGGCAGCGTACAGCCTGCATTGCTGGAACGCCTGCTGTCGGAACCCTACCTGCACCAGCCGCCGCCCAAGAGCACGGGCCGCGACCTGTTCAACGCGGCCTGGCTGCAGTCCCACCTCCAGGATCTGCCCCCCCTGGCGCCCCCGGATGTGCAGGCCACGCTCACCGAACTGACGGCCCGCGCCTGCGCGATGGCCATGGAAAGCCATGGCCGGGGCGGACGGCTGCTCGCCGTGTGCGGCGGCGGCGCCCGCAACGGCTTGTTGATGCGCCGGCTGGCCGCACTGCTGCCCGGGGTCGAGGTGCAGACGACGGACGCCTTCGGCCTGCCGCCACAGCAGGTCGAAGCCGCCGCCTTCGCCTGGCTGGCCCACCGCGCCCTGCACCGCCTGCCCGGCAACCTGCCCCAGGTGACGGGGGCCACCGGCCCGCGCGTGCTCGGCGCCCTCTACCCCGCCTGAGCCTCCCGCTCAGGCTCCTGCCTTCAACCCTGGCCCGACACCTCGGGTCCCTCGCGGGGCGGTGTGCGCGCCTCCCGTGGCAGTTGCCAGAACACGGCCGCCGAAACGACGGTGATGAAGCCCACCGTCAGGAAAGTGGACTGGAAGGCGTGCAGCACCGCGCCGGGCACCTCGGCGCCGCCGTACGCCTGGCTCCATTCCGAAAGAACGGCACCCGCCACCGCCACGCCCAGGCTCATCGCCAGCATCTGCACCATCGACAGCAGGCCGTTGCCGCTGCTGGCACTGGCGCCGTCCAGGTCCTTGAGGGTGATGGTGTTCATCGCCGAGAACTGCAGCGAGTTCACGGCACCGAAGGCCGCCAGCTGCAGCACCTGCCACGCCAGCGGCCAGCCGGGCTCGCGCAGGGCGAAGCTGGCCATCAGCACCCCCAGCAGCGCGGTGTTGGCGACCAGGATGTTCCGGTAGCCGCACCGGCGGATCAAGGGCGTCGCCACCCGCTTGATGGCCATGCCCGCGAGGGCTGCGGGCAGCATCATCATGCCGGCGTGCATGGGCGAGTAGCCCAGCAGCAGCTGCAGCGACACCGGAATCAGGAACGGCATGGCCCCGCTGCCGAGCCGGCAGAACAGGTTGCCCAGCAGCCCGACCGACAGCGTCCGCACACGGAACAGGTGCGGCGAATAAAGCGGCCGCTCGTGCCGCGCGGCATGCAGCCAGTACACGACCAGCGCCACCAGGCCGCCCACGCCCAGCGCCGCCGCCCCACCACGCCCCACCACGCCCGCTGCCTCGATGGACAGCGAGATGGACACCATGCCGAAGGCCAGCAGCACATAGCCCGCCATGTCGAAGGGATCGGGCCGCTCCGCCCGCAGCACGGGCATGAACCGGGCTGCAGCCAGCAGGCCGATCAGGCCCACCGGCAGGTTGATGAGGAACACCCAGTGCCACGACGCGCTCTGCACCAGCCAGCCGCCCAGCGTGGGCCCCAGCAGTGGCCCGATGAGCCCGGGAATGGCGACGAAGCTCATCGCCTCCAGGAACTCCCCGCGGGGAAACGTGCGCAGCACCGCCAGGCGCCCCACGGGCAGCAACAGTGCGCCGCCGAGCCCCTGCAGCACGCGCGACGCCACCAGTTCCCCCAGGTGGCGCGATGCCGCGCAGGCCAGCGAGCCGAGCGAGAAGACGGCAATGGCGAACAGGAACACCGTGCGGGTGCCGAACCGGTCCGCGAGCCAGCCCGAGGCCGGGATCAGCATGGCCATGGTCAGCGAATACGCGACGATCACCGACTGCATCCGCAACGGGCTCTCGCCGAGGCTCGCCGCCATCGCCGGCAGGGCCGTGTTGACGATGGTCGCGTCCAGCGTCTGCATGAAGAAACCCACCGCCACGATCCACAGCAGGATGCGGCGGTCTGGTGAAGGGCCTGGCGGCAGGGACGGTTCGGATGCGGCGCTGGGGGACATGGGGGGCAGGCGTCTGGCGGGAGAGAACAGGCAGGAACAAAAAAGCCGCCCTGGGGCGGCTTGCTGTCACCGGGATGGAATCAGACCGAGAAGCTCGATCCGCATCCGCAGGTGGTGGTGGCGTTCGGGTTCTTGATGACGAACTGGGCGCCCTGCAGGTCTTCCTTGTAGTCGATCTCGGCGCCCACGAGGTACTGGTAGCTCATGGCATCGATCAGCAGCGAGACCCCATTCTTCGTCATGGTGGTGTCGTCCTCGTTCGTGATCTCGTCGAACGTGAAGCCGTACTGGAAGCCCGAGCAGCCGCCACCCTGCACGAAGACACGCAGCTTCAGGTCGGGGTTGCCCTCTTCGGCGATCAGGTCGGCCACCTTGGCGGCTGCGCTGTCGGTGAAGACGATGGGGGCGGGCATTTCGGTCTGGATGTTCTCGGCTACTGCGCTCATGGGGTGTCTCCGGCTGAGGGGAGGAATGGTCTCCGATGGTACTGCAATGGCGTTTTCGCGACGCTCAGCCCGCTTTTGACGCCAATTTGAGTGTGGGCTTTTCCTCGATGAGCACCGTGGTCGGGCTCATCTGCCCGGAGATGGTGGCGCCCTGGTGCATTTCCAGCGCCTTGTAGTGCACGTTGCCGGTGATGCGCGCCTTGGGCTGCAGCTCGAGCAGCTCGGCCGCATGCACCGGCCCGACCACCGTGCCGTTGATGATCACGTGGGCGGCATGGACGGCCCCTTCCACGCGGGCCGATTCCGACACCACCAGGATGGTGGCGTGCTCGCCATCCTGCGCGCGCACGTCGCCCGCCACCTCGCCGTCGATGCGCAGGCCTTCGGCGAACACGACCTCGCCGTTGATGCGGGTGCCATGGGCGATGAGGCTCTTGATGGGGGGCTGCTTCTTGCGGGAAAACATGGTGAAACCTCCTTGGCGGGACGGCCGCGCGCCGGCGGTCACTGCATCGAGAACTGGTGGGCGGCCCGGACCGCACTGCCCTCCAGGACCCGCGCGGTCACGGTTTTTACCACGGCACCGGATGGAATTTCGGACACCCCCTCCACGCGGCGGTAATGCTCGAACTGCAGCGCCTGGGAGCCACCGGGCAGCGGCTGCGTCCAGGGCTTGCCATCCCGCACCCCCTCCACCAGCAGTTCCAGGCGTCCCTTGAAGGCGGGCGCATTGCGCACGGGCTGGATCACCAGCACCTGCCAGCGCAGCTGGCCCGCGCCCATGGCCTCGGCCTGCAGGCCCCGGATGCTCACGCCATCGGCCCTGCCTGCGGGGATGAGCTTCTCGAAGAACCCGAGGTCGTCACGCAGCGTGCGGTTGTCGGCTTCCAGCTGCCGCATGCGCGCCATCACGCGCTCCAGCGCCGCGCGCTCGGCGGTGAGCAGGGAGCCCTCGGCGCTGGTGGCCTCGTCGCGCGCACGGGTCTCCTCGCGCAGCCGCGACACCTCCTCGCGCAGCCGCACCAGTTCGTCCCGCGAGCGCGAATCCAGCCCGGCGATGCTCTTGCCGAACTCGAAGGCCCACAGGGCGATGGCCCCGCACAGGCCGAAGAACACGGCCAGCAGGATCCAGCGCAGGGGCCAGGGCATGGCGTTGCGGATCGCCACGCGCGGAGCGCTCACGGTCAGCCTGCGCCGCAGCAGCTTGAGTCGCATGCGTCAACCCTCCTTCAAAAAGCGTTCGCCCAAAGTAAAAAACCGCCAATGATGGCGGTTTTTCGTGGCGGAAGCACTCCTTCTGGGAGAACGTCCGGCCGGGTGCAGCGAAAAGCGGATTAACGCTTCGAGAACTGCTTGGCGCGGCGTGCGGAGTGCAGACCGACCTTCTTACGCTCGACTTCACGGGCGTCGCGCGTCACGAAGCCGGCCTGGCTCAGTGCGGGCTTCAGCGCTGCGTCGTAGTCGATCAGGGCGCGGGTGATGCCGTGGCGGGTGGCGCCGGCCTGGCCGGACTCACCGCCGCCGTGCACGTTGACCTGGATGTCGAAGGTCTCGACATGGTTGGTCAGCACGAGCGGCTGCTTGGCGATCATGATGGAGGTTTCGCGGCCGAAATACTGCTGAATGTCTTTGCCATTCACAGTGATCTTGCCGGAACCCTTCTTCAGAAACACGCGGGCGACGCTGGACTTGCGACGGCCGGTGCCATTGTTCCATTCACCAATCATGTCGGCTCCTTAGATTTCCAGCGCCTTGGGCTGCTGAGCGGTGTGCGGATGTTCCGCGCCGCCGTAGACCTTGAGCTTCTTGATCATGGCGTAGCCCAGGGGGCCCTTGGGCAGCATGCCCTTGACGGCCTTCTCGAGTGCGCGGCCGGGGTGCTTGGCCTGCAGGTCGCGGAAGTTCGTCGCCGTGATGCCACCGGGATAGCCGGAGTGGCGGTAGTACACCTTGTCCAGGGACTTGGTGCCGGTGACCTTGAGCTTGGAGGCGTTGATGATGACGATGAAATCGCCGGTATCGACGTGAGGCGTGTAAATGGCCTTGTGTTTGCCGCGCAGACGGAGAGCAACTTCGCTGGCTACTCGTCCGAGGACCTTGTCGGTCGCGTCAATCACAAACCACTCGTGCACGACCTCAGCGGGCTTTGCGCTGAAAGTGGACATGAGTTTCTCTTGCATGTAAGAGGGTTTGGCGGTCCTTTTCCACGGTCGGTGCTTCTCTGTACGGAAGCCTCTTAGGTGGTGTCTTGCACCTCGCCGCGGGACCTGGGAATTCGCTGCGAAGCCCGCCATTATACGAAATACCCGGGCGGTACCGCAAATCCCCTGAATCCCGTGCAGCAGCGCAGCCGGGCCCGGGCGCCGTACGGCTCACTGGGGCTGCATCAGCCGGCGGCGCTCCTCTGCCTCCAGGCGGCGCCGGTTCTCCACGCACAGCGGGTGGTTCGCCACCGCGGGACGCTGGCATTCCTGGTGGATGCACATCGGCCGCGCCAGGAAGCCGGCGTCCGCGCACGCCTCGTCCGGGCCGATCACGCGCGGCGCGGGCTTCGGAGGCGCCGCGGGCACGGCCACCGCCAGGGACGCGGCGGGCGCGGCGGGTGCGGCCACCACGGCGGGCTCCGCGGCCTTGCGGACGGGCGGGCGGTTGCGCGCGGAAGACGCGGCCGCAGCCGGTACCGAGGCCGTCGCGGGCCGGGGGCCCGCCTGGGACGCCCCATGCTGCGCGGGCTCCGGCGCTGCCGGGGCGGAGGACGCCGCCGGAACCGCAGCGACCGCCGCGGGCGGAGGCTCCACCGTTTCCGTGATGATTTCCTCTTCGGGCGTCCTCGGCACGGTCGTCGAAGCCGCCACGGTGGCAGCCGCCGCCGGCTGGCCGTCGGCCGAACGCGCGGCCCACCACGCACCGCCGGCCGCCGACGCGCCCAGCGCCACCACGGCCACTGCCGCCAGGGCCCACATGCGTGGCTTCCGGCTCGCAGCAGGCGCAGCCACGGCCGCGCCTGCCGGCCCGGGCATCGCCGCGCCGCCCGGCCCGTGCGCGCCCGCGGGTCCGAACCAGGAGTCTCCGGCATCGGCGGTGCTGTCGAGGAAGACTGTATCGCCTCCAGCAACCGCCGCGGCCGCCGCACGTGGCGCGCGCTCCGGCCCGGCAGCCGGGGCAGGACTGCGGCGCAGCACCGTGGTGACAGCGGCCGTGTCGGGAACGAGCACGGGCGCGGCCATGGGTTCGGGCACCGGCAGGCCCGACATCGGTGCCGGCACGGACGTGATGTCGATCATCGGCACGGCCACCCCCGCGGCGCGGCGATCGGCCGGCTCGACCCAGATGTCGCCGAGTTCGGCGCGGAAGTCGAATTGCTCCATGCCTTCCGGGGGGGCCGCCATCTCGAGGGTGCGCAGGAACTCGTCGATGCTCTGCGGCCGGTCCTGCGGCTGCAGCGCGAGCGCCTGCGAGATCGCGGCGACGAAGGGCGGCGAATACTCGACGCCGAACTGGCGCTTCACGGTCTTCGCGACACGGGAGAACGGCACCATCCGGTCGCGGATCGCGCGCAGGGTCGCAGGCAGAGGCGTGTCGTTGCACAGGCAGCCGTGCACGACGGCCCCCACGGAATACAGATCGCTCCAGGGCCCCTGGCGCAGGTCGTTGCCCTCGTCGTTGTACTGCTCGATCGGCGCGTAGTTGACCTTGAGCACCGCCGTGAGCCGGTGGGAATGGTCGGTGATGGCATGCCGGGCCGCGCCGAGGTCCAGCAGCACCGGCAGCCCCGAGTCCTGCAGGAAGATGTTGTCGGGCGAGATGTCGCGGTGCAGGGTCTGGCCTTCGTGCAGCACCCGCAGCGCCCCCAGCACGGACCAGAGCACCTTGCGCAGCCAGGCCTCGGGCGGCGGCGTGCGCATGTGGGCGCGCGCCTGCTTGAGCGTCATTCCCTCGTACAGCGGCATCACCATGTAGGCGGTCTGGTTGGCCTCCCAGAAGCGGAAGACCTTCACCAGCGAGGGATGGTCGAACTGCGCGAGCAGCCGGGCCTCGGCCACGAAGGACGCGAGCCCCGCCTGGAACGACTGTTCGTGCGAGGAGGAGCGCACCCAGAGCGACTGCCCCTGCGCACGGGCGGCCAGCGCCGTGGGCATGTACTCCTTGATGGCCACGAACCGGAGCAGCGAATGGTCGAACGCCTTGTAGACCATGCCGAAGCCCCCGACGCCCAGCAGCGAGACCACCTCGAATTCTCCGAGGCGGGATCCCGCGGGCAAGGCGTCCACGTGGTGGGCTTCGCTCTGGGGTTCGGTGACGAGGGTGGGAGCGGACATAGGGGAAAAAGCAAAAATCCTGGGGGCCGGCACGGTACGGCGGTGTCTGCCGGAGCGGCCGATGGCCGCCATCATGCAGCAACCGGACGGCTGACGGGCAACAAAGCGCGTTCCCGGCCCCGGAAACCGCCTCGCCACCAGGCCCCGCCGCCTCGGCGGACGCAGGCGGGGCTGGTTACCATCGGGGCCTATGTTCAGCTATCGCCACGCCTTCCATGCAGGCAACCATGCCGACGTGCTCAAGCACACGGTATTGATCGCCACCCTGCAACACCTCACCCAGAAGGACGCCGCGCTCGCCGTGCTGGATACCCATGCCGGCGCGGGCCTCTTCCGGCTGGACGGCGATTACGCGGCCACGAGCGGCGAGGCGGCCGACGGCATTCTCCGCCTCCTGCCCACGGCGCTGCCCCAGGGCACCAAGCTCGCCCCGGCACTCCAGGCCTACGTGGACCTGGTCCAGGAGTTCAATACCGGCCCGGCGGCGAAAGTCTATCCGGGCTCGCCCTTCATCGCCCACCGGCTGCTGCGCCCGCAGGACCGGCTGAAGCTGTTCGAACTGCATCCCACGGACATGCGCTCCCTCGCGGGCAACGTCGCTCAGCTCGACGCCGGGCGGCAGGTGGCGGTACTGCACGAAGACGGCTTCGAGGGCATCCGCAAGTTCCTGCCCCCGCCTTCCCGGCGGGGTTTCGTGCTCTGCGATCCCAGCTATGAAATCAAGAGCGACTATGGCAAAGCGCTGGACATGGTGGCCGAAGCGCTCAAGCGCTTCGCCACGGGCACCTATGCCATCTGGTACCCCATCATTCCGCGGCCCGAGGCCCACGACCTGCCGCGGCGGATGAAGACGCTCGCCACCCGCGCGGGCAAGCCCTGGCTGCATGCCACCCTGACCGTGAAATCCAGCAGGATGACCTCGGACGCGGACGGAACGCAGCGGCGCCCCGGCCTGCCCGCGAGCGGCATGTTCGTCGTGAACCCGCCCTACACGCTCAAGGCGGCGCTGCAGCCTGCCCTGCCCCAGATGGCGCAGTTGCTGGCCCAGGACCCGCAGCACGCCGCCCACAGCCTCGAATCGGGCGGCTGAGACCGGTCACGGTGCCACCGGGTCGTCCCGGGAGCCGGGACACGGCGCGTCCGGATCCGCGGGCGCCAGGCTGATCGCCACCGGCTTGATGCCCAGCCCCAGCAGGCCGAGGGATTGCGCGGCCGCACGGCTCAGATCGACGATGCGGCCGGGCGAGTGTGGCCCCCGGTCGTTGATGCGCACCTGCACCGAGCGCCCCGTCACCAGGCTGCGGACGCAGACGCGCGTGCCGAAGGGCAGCGTGCGGTGCGCTGCCGTGAAGTCGTTCATGTCGAACCGCTCGCCGCTGGCGGTACGGCGGCTGTGGAAACGGGCGCCGTACCACGAGGCCATGCCCTCCTCGCCGAAGCCGGCCAGTTCGCCGTTCAGGTCGAGCCCCGTTCCAGAAGAACGTTCGTCTTCCGGCACCTGCGGTTCACGGGGCCTGTCGGCCGGCACGCGCTCCGGGGCAACGGCGTCCTGGGCAGGCGCGGGCGCCGGAGCCGGGCTCCGGGAAGGACGCTTCGCCGGCCTGGCAGGCCGCTCCGCGGTGGCCTTGTCCTGCGCGGAAGGGGCCGGAGCGGGCACGGGCGCGGCAGGAGCGGAGGAGTCCCCCGGAGCGGGCGCGACCGCGCAGGCGGCCACCAGGGCGCACAGCCCCGATATGGCCAGCCGGCCTGCGGGGCGGCACCAGTCAGCGCTGGCAGCGCGATGCAAAAACCTCTTCAAAACGCTTCAAGTCCTTCTGTTCGCCATCGGTGAGATCGGTGCGCGCCCGCTTCGCCGCCAGGATGCGGCGCGACTCGGCGCACTGCTCGGCCCGCCGGGTGGTTTCCGCACGGGCCGCCAGTTCGGCCGCTTCGGCCTGCCGGAGTTCCTCGCGGCGCTGCTGGCGGACTTCACGCTGTTCGCGGTAGAACCGCGCGGATGCCTCCTGCTCCTCTTCCCTGCAGTCTCTTTCGTATTCCCGGCGCAGGCCGTGCAGCACATCGGACTGCAGGCCGCGCGCAGGCCCCGAGCGCACCGCGTCCTGGAGCGTGCGGCACTGGGCGCTCATGTACTTCCGGTACTCGTTCGCCTCCGGGAAAGTGCGCAGCGGCGGAGGCGACGGCGGCTCGTACCGCGATGACGGCCCGGGGGCCACGGCGGGCTCCAGGGGCCCGGCCGCGGCGGCGGTGGTCACCGTACCCGCCGGGCAGGGCCGAGAGAGAGAGAAGACATTGCCCATGCTGTCGCGGCAGCTATAGCGCAACTGGGCCGAGGCAGAAAGGGGCAGCAGGGCCCACAGCAGGGCTGCCATCAGGGGGGAAGCGAGAGCGGGCGTCATGTCAGGGTCGCGCGGGGAGGCGCCATATTACCCAACACGGCCGAGTACGCCCCCGGCCTCCGGCGAAAGATCAGAGGCCCAGGCGCCGGCAGATCTCCAGCGTCGCGGCGCTCTGGTTCATGGTGTAGAAGTGCAGCGCAGGCACCCCGCCGGCACGCAGGCGCTCGCACAGTTCGGTCACCACGTCCAGCCCGAAGGCGCGGATGCTGGCCGAGTCATCGCCGAAGCCCTGCAGCCGCAGCCGGATCCAGCGGGGGATTTCCGCGCCGCACGCGTCGGAAAAGCGCATGAGCTGGGTCGATCCCATGATGGGCATGATGCCCGGCACCACCGGCACGTCGAGCCCCAGGGCGCGCACGTCGTCCACGAAGCGCCAGTAGGCGTCGGCATTGAAGAAGTACTGCGTGATGGCCGAATGCGCCCCGGCACGCACCTTGGTGGCGAACGCCTGCAGGTCGGCCTCGGGGGAGCGGGCCTGCGGGTGGACTTCCGGATAGGCAGCCACCTCGATGTGGAAATCGTCGCCCGCCTCGGCGCGGATGAAGGCCACGAGGTCGCTGGCGTAATGGAACTCGCCGCCGGCGCCGTAGCCGCTGGGCAGGTCGCCGCGCAGCGCCACCAGCCGGGACACGCCCATGGCCTTGAGCTGGGCGAGCTGCTCGCGCACGCCCTCGCGGGTCGCTCCGATGCACGAGAAATGCGAGGCCGCCTGCACGCCTTCGGAGAGGATTTCGCGCACCGTGCCGAAGGTGCCTTCCTGGGTGGAGCCTCCCGCGCCGTAGGTGACGGAGCAGAACTCGGGACGGCGGGCATAGAGTTGCTGGCGCACGGCGCGCAGCTTGTCCGCGCCCTCGGGCGTCTTGGGAGGAAAGAACTCGAAGCTGACCGGAAGGGCCGCCCTGTGCGTGGAAAGGCTCATGCCTTCCTCCTTGCGTGGATGAAGAATTCGCGGTTGCCATCACCGCCGTCGATCGGGCTGTCGTGCCAGCCGGCCACGTCCAGGGCCAGCGCGGCACAGCAGTCGCGCAGGCGCTGCTCC comes from the Paracidovorax avenae ATCC 19860 genome and includes:
- a CDS encoding M23 family metallopeptidase encodes the protein MNNGLTSAGLALLDRLSRFAQTHPKRITAAVAAVLLTGGGGAFAVASFAPDPGDLPRTTVEYPVESLAGDRPLSALVDIPSYSLYRTDQTRSSDTAEAILQRLGVADPEAAAFLRSDGQVRQTLLGRGGRSVSAETTEDHRLVKLTARWVQDDSGNFRRLVVERQGNTFASRIETAPLTVGNRLAGGIIRSSLFAATDASNIPDGVAIQLAEVFSSNIDFHRALRKEDRFSVVYETLEADGEPLRSGRVLSAEFHNNGKTYDAVWFQEPGAAKGSYYTLEGESMRRAYLASPVEFSRVTSGFKMRFHPILQKWRAHLGTDFAAPTGTAVRTVGDGTVDFAGVQNGYGNVIYIKHNNQHVTVYAHLSRIDVRKGQAVEQGQTIGAVGATGWATGPHLHFESRVNGQHQDPMVLAQQSAAAQPVSAASRAAFDRLASNMRVQLASAAQVQQASAQ
- a CDS encoding anhydro-N-acetylmuramic acid kinase is translated as MTSPTTTERYIGLMSGTSLDGVDGALVEFEEGMPLRVAGFASAPLPDALKAELLALNASGADELHRAALAANALAGIYAEVVQGLLQAARLGPADVQAIGAHGQTVRHRPGLFDGTGYTLQLNSPALLAERTGIAVVADFRSRDVAAGGQGAPLVPAFHQAVFGRPGTTVCVLNIGGIANLSVLGAQGGVLGFDCGPGNALMDHWCGLHTGQPYDAGGAWAAQGSVQPALLERLLSEPYLHQPPPKSTGRDLFNAAWLQSHLQDLPPLAPPDVQATLTELTARACAMAMESHGRGGRLLAVCGGGARNGLLMRRLAALLPGVEVQTTDAFGLPPQQVEAAAFAWLAHRALHRLPGNLPQVTGATGPRVLGALYPA
- the mdtD gene encoding multidrug transporter subunit MdtD, encoding MSPSAASEPSLPPGPSPDRRILLWIVAVGFFMQTLDATIVNTALPAMAASLGESPLRMQSVIVAYSLTMAMLIPASGWLADRFGTRTVFLFAIAVFSLGSLACAASRHLGELVASRVLQGLGGALLLPVGRLAVLRTFPRGEFLEAMSFVAIPGLIGPLLGPTLGGWLVQSASWHWVFLINLPVGLIGLLAAARFMPVLRAERPDPFDMAGYVLLAFGMVSISLSIEAAGVVGRGGAAALGVGGLVALVVYWLHAARHERPLYSPHLFRVRTLSVGLLGNLFCRLGSGAMPFLIPVSLQLLLGYSPMHAGMMMLPAALAGMAIKRVATPLIRRCGYRNILVANTALLGVLMASFALREPGWPLAWQVLQLAAFGAVNSLQFSAMNTITLKDLDGASASSGNGLLSMVQMLAMSLGVAVAGAVLSEWSQAYGGAEVPGAVLHAFQSTFLTVGFITVVSAAVFWQLPREARTPPREGPEVSGQG
- the erpA gene encoding iron-sulfur cluster insertion protein ErpA; the protein is MSAVAENIQTEMPAPIVFTDSAAAKVADLIAEEGNPDLKLRVFVQGGGCSGFQYGFTFDEITNEDDTTMTKNGVSLLIDAMSYQYLVGAEIDYKEDLQGAQFVIKNPNATTTCGCGSSFSV
- a CDS encoding bactofilin family protein — its product is MFSRKKQPPIKSLIAHGTRINGEVVFAEGLRIDGEVAGDVRAQDGEHATILVVSESARVEGAVHAAHVIINGTVVGPVHAAELLELQPKARITGNVHYKALEMHQGATISGQMSPTTVLIEEKPTLKLASKAG
- a CDS encoding DUF6776 family protein, which gives rise to MRLKLLRRRLTVSAPRVAIRNAMPWPLRWILLAVFFGLCGAIALWAFEFGKSIAGLDSRSRDELVRLREEVSRLREETRARDEATSAEGSLLTAERAALERVMARMRQLEADNRTLRDDLGFFEKLIPAGRADGVSIRGLQAEAMGAGQLRWQVLVIQPVRNAPAFKGRLELLVEGVRDGKPWTQPLPGGSQALQFEHYRRVEGVSEIPSGAVVKTVTARVLEGSAVRAAHQFSMQ
- the rpsI gene encoding 30S ribosomal protein S9, whose protein sequence is MIGEWNNGTGRRKSSVARVFLKKGSGKITVNGKDIQQYFGRETSIMIAKQPLVLTNHVETFDIQVNVHGGGESGQAGATRHGITRALIDYDAALKPALSQAGFVTRDAREVERKKVGLHSARRAKQFSKR
- the rplM gene encoding 50S ribosomal protein L13, encoding MSTFSAKPAEVVHEWFVIDATDKVLGRVASEVALRLRGKHKAIYTPHVDTGDFIVIINASKLKVTGTKSLDKVYYRHSGYPGGITATNFRDLQAKHPGRALEKAVKGMLPKGPLGYAMIKKLKVYGGAEHPHTAQQPKALEI
- a CDS encoding serine/threonine protein kinase — encoded protein: MSAPTLVTEPQSEAHHVDALPAGSRLGEFEVVSLLGVGGFGMVYKAFDHSLLRFVAIKEYMPTALAARAQGQSLWVRSSSHEQSFQAGLASFVAEARLLAQFDHPSLVKVFRFWEANQTAYMVMPLYEGMTLKQARAHMRTPPPEAWLRKVLWSVLGALRVLHEGQTLHRDISPDNIFLQDSGLPVLLDLGAARHAITDHSHRLTAVLKVNYAPIEQYNDEGNDLRQGPWSDLYSVGAVVHGCLCNDTPLPATLRAIRDRMVPFSRVAKTVKRQFGVEYSPPFVAAISQALALQPQDRPQSIDEFLRTLEMAAPPEGMEQFDFRAELGDIWVEPADRRAAGVAVPMIDITSVPAPMSGLPVPEPMAAPVLVPDTAAVTTVLRRSPAPAAGPERAPRAAAAAVAGGDTVFLDSTADAGDSWFGPAGAHGPGGAAMPGPAGAAVAAPAASRKPRMWALAAVAVVALGASAAGGAWWAARSADGQPAAAATVAASTTVPRTPEEEIITETVEPPPAAVAAVPAASSAPAAPEPAQHGASQAGPRPATASVPAAAASSARNRPPVRKAAEPAVVAAPAAPAASLAVAVPAAPPKPAPRVIGPDEACADAGFLARPMCIHQECQRPAVANHPLCVENRRRLEAEERRRLMQPQ
- a CDS encoding 23S rRNA (adenine(2030)-N(6))-methyltransferase RlmJ — translated: MFSYRHAFHAGNHADVLKHTVLIATLQHLTQKDAALAVLDTHAGAGLFRLDGDYAATSGEAADGILRLLPTALPQGTKLAPALQAYVDLVQEFNTGPAAKVYPGSPFIAHRLLRPQDRLKLFELHPTDMRSLAGNVAQLDAGRQVAVLHEDGFEGIRKFLPPPSRRGFVLCDPSYEIKSDYGKALDMVAEALKRFATGTYAIWYPIIPRPEAHDLPRRMKTLATRAGKPWLHATLTVKSSRMTSDADGTQRRPGLPASGMFVVNPPYTLKAALQPALPQMAQLLAQDPQHAAHSLESGG